The sequence GCTGATGCCTGTCCATCTTTAAATCCAATTTGATAGATCTGTTCTGCTAATGCAGCGATTTCTGCACGCTTTGAATCGCTCAAACCCTTGATGTTATTCTTCAATTACTTTTCCTCCCTTTTCTCATTCTGGTTTACCTAATCGATGCCACCTCCAGCTGTCTGATATTATTTGGATCAGTTAGGTCATGACCTGCATACCTCCGCATGAAATCATCCAGTTCCATCGTTGAAACTTTCATACGGCCAAGTTTCAATCCTACTAATCTTCCAGACTTGATTAAGTCGTAGACTGTATTTTTATTGCATTTTAGGCGCTTTGCAACTTCTGATACATCGAGTAGTTCGTGCATGGTTACACCTCCAATCAGATATTTAAAATCTTACAAATGTGCTTAATGTGCTCTTGCGCTTTCGGTCCATCTTTACGTCCGCGGATAATATCAGATAGATAAACACTTGATATTCCGATTAAACCAGCCAACTCTTTTTGGCTCATC comes from Sporosarcina sp. FSL K6-3457 and encodes:
- a CDS encoding helix-turn-helix domain-containing protein, whose product is MHELLDVSEVAKRLKCNKNTVYDLIKSGRLVGLKLGRMKVSTMELDDFMRRYAGHDLTDPNNIRQLEVASIR
- a CDS encoding helix-turn-helix domain-containing protein, producing the protein MSEDLAIKVRSELFKRKMSQKELAGLIGISSVYLSDIIRGRKDGPKAQEHIKHICKILNI